From one Maniola jurtina chromosome 5, ilManJurt1.1, whole genome shotgun sequence genomic stretch:
- the LOC123865435 gene encoding uncharacterized protein LOC123865435 has protein sequence MDPTVYLLVLGVSIASARHTLNANRYLVPTQSDPNHSFKDQYSAQDVERRDIDYASNVNTNRKAYSGDAYRNQRQHNVEHSYVTESDHVALISEKVDSSNNIGNDANEFKLRTNAYPTKRLENTEFTTESVDERRQRGYTHTEQQNVQGRYDEGEFGTRENSKIQDNHQRSILNPRANHQRSLNMDREMRFIPHQTQANENSEVSSSITNIRNDNDKTNQGSTTQRGAPVENKNWVPETVTVNVRPIEHSSTNKIPTGSRGVDGRVPKEKDEEEVPWVWGTEPATRASTTDVNDLDDRAAFEGSKCPTGYVRVNGICVEKE, from the coding sequence ATGGATCCCACGGTTTATTTACTCGTTCTCGGGGTTTCAATAGCCTCAGCGAGACATACTTTGAATGCGAACAGATATTTAGTGCCAACACAAAGTGACCCTAATCATAGTTTTAAAGACCAGTATAGTGCACAAGACGTGGAAAGGCGTGACATTGACTATGCAAGTAACGTTAATACTAACCGGAAGGCGTACAGTGGTGACGCTTATAGGAATCAACGCCAACATAATGTCGAGCATTCTTATGTTACTGAAAGTGACCACGTAGCACTCATAAGTGAAAAAGTAGACTCTTCTAACAATATCGGGAATGATGCGAATGAATTTAAGCTAAGAACCAACGCGTATCCTACTAAAAGGCTAGAAaatactgaatttactactgAATCTGTTGACGAACGAAGGCAAAGGGGGTATACTCACACGGAACAACAAAATGTGCAAGGTCGTTACGACGAGGGAGAATTTGGTACAAGAGAAAACTCCAAAATACAGGATAACCACCAGAGAAGTATACTTAACCCTCGCGCCAACCATCAGCGATCTCTTAATATGGATCGTGAAATGAGATTCATTCCTCATCAAACACAAGCCAATGAAAACAGCGAAGTATCATCATCTATCACTAACATTAGAAATGACAATGACAAAACGAATCAAGGAAGTACAACACAAAGAGGAGCTCcagttgaaaataaaaactggGTACCGGAAACTGTAACTGTAAACGTAAGGCCTATTGAACACTCCAGTACAAACAAAATTCCGACTGGTTCAAGAGGTGTCGATGGAAGAGTTCCTAAAGAGAAAGACGAAGAAGAGGTCCCATGGGTGTGGGGAACCGAACCGGCAACACGAGCGAGCACCACAGACGTGAACGACCTGGACGATAGAGCAGCCTTCGAGGGCTCTAAGTGCCCCACGGGATACGTGAGAGTGAATGGAATCTGTGTGGAGAAGGAATGA